From Catenulispora sp. GP43, one genomic window encodes:
- a CDS encoding TetR/AcrR family transcriptional regulator, which produces MAPDTRDRMIDATVDALSRHGVAGMSFTEILQASGAARGAIYHHFPQGKGQLVAEATARFGERVRGTLGGLDGADPGTVLDAFVAAVRPVVQASIGGYSCAVAAASVGSTDDEELGRTAGGAFTAWLRELSARLAEAGLAEKKAADTAALLISMLEGAQVVCRAVGDIEPFDAAARAARALVAS; this is translated from the coding sequence ATGGCCCCGGACACCCGCGACCGCATGATCGACGCGACCGTCGACGCCCTGAGCCGGCACGGCGTGGCCGGCATGTCGTTCACCGAGATCCTGCAGGCCAGCGGGGCCGCGCGCGGGGCGATCTACCACCACTTCCCGCAGGGCAAGGGCCAGCTCGTCGCCGAGGCGACGGCCCGTTTCGGCGAGCGCGTCCGCGGCACGCTCGGCGGCCTGGACGGCGCCGACCCGGGGACAGTCCTCGACGCCTTCGTGGCGGCGGTCCGGCCCGTGGTGCAGGCGTCCATCGGCGGCTACAGCTGCGCGGTCGCGGCGGCCAGCGTCGGCTCCACCGATGACGAGGAACTGGGCCGCACCGCCGGGGGAGCCTTCACCGCGTGGCTGCGGGAACTGTCGGCCAGGCTCGCCGAGGCGGGCCTGGCCGAGAAGAAGGCGGCGGACACCGCGGCCCTGCTGATCAGCATGCTGGAAGGCGCGCAGGTGGTCTGCCGCGCCGTCGGCGACATTGAGCCCTTCGACGCCGCGGCGCGGGCGGCGCGGGCTCTGGTGGCGTCCTGA
- a CDS encoding helix-turn-helix domain-containing protein, with product MTLLRLSPRALSRSRFALSPMAETLGAMRVLANPCRDPWLASWHERHAGPFRARVAADRFTAGLVRLLTTTGWLPDIVALPPIGGLRTTMAQELAPARRFSDAEVRTQLQESDRHSETPTGLDWLDGANWADRGAELMGAIWHDHVLPDWPRRRALLEREVTYRAGLVAVYGWSNALGSMSRRSSWVGEDAIRFSNRPQADRIVGSEGMLFVPVTLTRGTWLCEVPPDTYALVYPARGAAEAGGGPSPDRVRALERLVGAVRARILLELARPATTTELATLLDVSLGTAGGHIAVLRDAGLIEGTRVGRRVVYRRTDDGDRLAG from the coding sequence ATGACTCTCCTGCGCTTGTCGCCCCGCGCCTTGTCCCGGTCGCGTTTCGCGCTCTCGCCGATGGCCGAGACGCTGGGGGCGATGCGGGTGTTGGCGAATCCGTGCCGCGACCCGTGGCTCGCGTCCTGGCATGAGCGGCACGCGGGGCCGTTCCGGGCGCGGGTGGCCGCGGACCGGTTCACGGCCGGGCTGGTACGGCTGCTGACCACCACCGGGTGGCTGCCCGACATCGTCGCCCTGCCGCCGATCGGCGGTCTGCGGACGACGATGGCGCAGGAACTCGCCCCCGCGCGGCGCTTCTCCGACGCCGAGGTCCGCACACAGCTCCAGGAGAGCGACCGGCATTCCGAGACGCCCACCGGCCTGGATTGGCTGGACGGGGCGAACTGGGCCGACCGCGGTGCGGAGCTGATGGGAGCGATCTGGCACGACCACGTCCTGCCGGACTGGCCGCGTCGCAGGGCCCTGCTGGAGCGCGAGGTGACCTACCGGGCCGGACTGGTGGCGGTCTACGGATGGTCCAACGCTTTGGGCTCGATGAGCCGGCGCAGCTCGTGGGTCGGCGAGGACGCGATCCGGTTCAGCAACCGGCCGCAGGCGGACCGGATCGTCGGGTCCGAGGGGATGCTGTTCGTGCCCGTGACACTCACGCGCGGCACCTGGCTGTGCGAGGTGCCGCCTGACACCTACGCGCTGGTCTATCCGGCGCGCGGGGCCGCGGAGGCAGGCGGCGGGCCGTCGCCGGATCGGGTCCGGGCGCTGGAGCGGCTGGTCGGCGCGGTGCGGGCGCGCATCCTGCTGGAGCTGGCCCGTCCGGCGACCACGACCGAGCTCGCGACGCTGCTCGACGTGTCGCTGGGGACGGCCGGCGGGCACATCGCGGTACTGCGCGATGCGGGGCTGATCGAGGGGACGCGGGTCGGGCGGCGCGTGGTCTATCGGCGTACTGACGACGGGGATCGGCTCGCCGGCTGA
- a CDS encoding aminotransferase class IV, with protein MPRIEIDGRTPDPDLLATALLNQYGHFTAMQVRGRRVRGLDLHLARLRAATAEVFGTGLDTDAVRGHLRGALTDEYADSAVRIQVLHLDPAADPAIVVLLRPPVDMPRAPQRLRSVRHQRPLAHIKQVGGSFGQSYHGRAARAAGFDDALLTAADGTISETSIANIGFFDGSAITWPDAPALEGITKQLVQHHGPGAGLASKTGPVTLDDVPAHRAAFVANSQGIAPVSAIDDTQLPVDDELMAALYDLYESAPWDTI; from the coding sequence ATGCCCCGCATCGAGATCGACGGCCGGACCCCGGACCCGGACCTCCTGGCGACCGCGCTGCTCAACCAGTACGGCCATTTCACGGCGATGCAGGTTCGGGGCCGCAGGGTCCGCGGCCTCGACCTGCATCTGGCGCGGCTCAGGGCCGCGACGGCGGAGGTGTTCGGGACCGGTCTGGACACCGACGCCGTACGGGGCCATCTGCGCGGCGCGCTCACCGATGAGTACGCCGACAGCGCCGTCCGCATCCAGGTCCTCCACCTGGACCCGGCCGCGGACCCGGCGATCGTGGTGCTGCTGCGGCCGCCGGTCGACATGCCCCGCGCCCCACAGCGGCTGCGCAGCGTGCGCCACCAGCGGCCACTGGCCCACATCAAGCAGGTCGGCGGCAGCTTCGGCCAGAGCTACCACGGCCGCGCCGCCCGGGCCGCGGGCTTCGACGACGCGCTGCTGACCGCCGCCGACGGCACCATCAGCGAGACCTCCATCGCCAACATCGGCTTCTTCGACGGCTCCGCGATCACCTGGCCGGACGCCCCGGCGCTGGAGGGCATCACGAAGCAACTGGTACAGCACCACGGCCCCGGCGCCGGCCTGGCCTCGAAAACCGGTCCGGTCACGCTCGACGACGTGCCGGCCCACCGCGCCGCGTTCGTCGCGAACTCGCAAGGCATCGCGCCGGTCTCGGCGATCGACGACACGCAGCTGCCGGTCGACGACGAGCTCATGGCAGCCCTCTACGACCTCTACGAATCAGCACCCTGGGACACCATCTGA
- a CDS encoding TetR/AcrR family transcriptional regulator C-terminal domain-containing protein: MKLEREAIIEAAIALLDEVGLDGLSMRRLAKDLDVQAPALYWHFKNKQELLDHMLVAMGTEELRVPRAGQAWDDWLVERTRILYQGLNKHRDGARLAARTRPTEDLYPRLEAMLDVLAGAGFTPQEALRGLLAISSYVTGSALEREGARGRVADAELAELAPGGMPDLSQYPNLTAAAEAAPDPDAIFEYGLRAIVAGLRAELEQRQRQR, translated from the coding sequence GTGAAGCTGGAACGCGAAGCGATCATCGAGGCCGCGATCGCGCTGCTGGACGAGGTCGGCCTCGACGGGCTGTCCATGCGCCGGCTGGCCAAGGACCTCGACGTCCAGGCCCCGGCGCTCTACTGGCACTTCAAGAACAAGCAGGAACTGCTGGACCACATGCTCGTCGCGATGGGCACCGAGGAACTTCGCGTCCCGCGCGCCGGCCAGGCCTGGGACGACTGGCTCGTCGAACGCACGCGGATCCTGTACCAGGGCCTCAACAAGCACCGCGACGGCGCGCGCCTGGCCGCCCGGACCCGCCCCACCGAAGACCTCTACCCGAGGCTGGAAGCCATGCTGGACGTCCTGGCCGGCGCCGGCTTCACCCCGCAGGAGGCACTGCGCGGCCTGCTGGCCATCAGCAGCTACGTCACCGGATCAGCCCTGGAACGAGAAGGCGCGCGAGGCCGGGTCGCCGACGCCGAACTCGCCGAGCTCGCACCGGGCGGGATGCCGGACCTGTCGCAGTACCCGAATCTGACCGCGGCGGCCGAGGCAGCCCCGGATCCCGACGCCATCTTCGAATACGGCCTGCGGGCCATCGTCGCCGGCCTGCGTGCCGAGCTGGAACAGCGTCAGCGCCAGCGATAG
- a CDS encoding MFS transporter — MPETRAKLLLLRRDFRWFFTGQTVSLLGTSMAPVALAFAVLNASHDKTTDLGVVLTARMIPMLVFLLVGGATADRFARRTVLVWANLGSGLTQGAVAVLLLTGHFSLVLVALLELLNGILSAFTTPALRGFLPELVEPHQIQQANALLGSTRNATRIFGPSLSGVLVVAVGAGPAIAFDAATYLFAAVCLRMLSSTSHPKRTERTGIVADIREGWGQFVGLRWVWTVSATFCLMNLVQTGTWQILGPELTRKTSGVAAWGFVLSARGAGLLVMSTLLTRLTIRRFLAAGQVASALVAVPLLVLGAGLHAPFLVAAAFVAGLGSAVASVSWDTSLQEHVPAHALSRVCSFDDLLSYGAIPIGQLSVGPLAAAFGGFRVAEIAGVIYVGAAFFPLAFKSVRSLPHAVSPAVEETPQMVSQGADS; from the coding sequence ATGCCCGAGACCCGTGCCAAACTGCTCCTGCTCCGCCGCGACTTCCGCTGGTTCTTCACCGGCCAGACCGTCTCCCTGCTCGGCACCTCGATGGCGCCGGTGGCACTGGCCTTCGCCGTGCTCAACGCCTCCCACGACAAGACCACCGACCTCGGCGTGGTCCTCACCGCGCGCATGATCCCGATGCTGGTGTTCCTGCTCGTCGGCGGCGCGACGGCCGACCGCTTCGCCCGGCGCACCGTGCTGGTCTGGGCGAACCTGGGCTCGGGCCTGACTCAGGGCGCGGTCGCGGTGTTGTTGCTGACCGGACACTTCTCGCTTGTGCTGGTAGCGCTGCTCGAACTGCTCAACGGCATCCTGTCCGCCTTCACCACCCCGGCGCTGCGCGGGTTCCTGCCCGAACTCGTCGAGCCGCACCAGATCCAGCAGGCCAACGCGCTGCTCGGTTCGACGCGCAACGCCACGCGGATCTTCGGGCCGAGCCTGTCCGGCGTGCTGGTCGTCGCCGTCGGCGCCGGCCCGGCCATCGCCTTCGACGCGGCGACGTACCTGTTCGCGGCGGTCTGCCTGCGGATGCTGTCCTCGACCAGCCATCCGAAGAGGACCGAGCGGACCGGGATCGTCGCCGACATCCGCGAGGGCTGGGGCCAGTTCGTCGGGCTCCGCTGGGTCTGGACGGTGTCGGCGACGTTCTGCCTGATGAACCTGGTGCAGACCGGGACGTGGCAGATCCTGGGCCCGGAGCTGACCAGGAAGACGAGCGGCGTGGCCGCGTGGGGCTTCGTCCTCAGTGCCCGCGGCGCCGGGCTCCTGGTCATGAGCACGCTGCTCACCCGCCTGACGATCCGGCGCTTCCTGGCCGCCGGGCAGGTCGCGAGCGCGCTGGTCGCGGTGCCGCTGCTGGTCCTGGGCGCGGGTCTGCACGCGCCGTTCCTGGTCGCCGCCGCCTTCGTCGCCGGACTGGGCTCGGCGGTCGCGAGCGTCAGCTGGGACACCTCGCTCCAGGAACACGTGCCGGCGCACGCGTTGTCCCGCGTGTGCTCGTTCGACGACCTGCTCTCCTACGGGGCGATCCCGATCGGGCAGCTGAGCGTGGGGCCGCTGGCGGCGGCGTTCGGCGGCTTCCGGGTCGCTGAGATCGCGGGCGTCATCTATGTCGGCGCGGCCTTCTTCCCGCTGGCGTTCAAGTCGGTGCGGAGCCTGCCGCACGCGGTGAGTCCCGCGGTGGAGGAAACGCCTCAGATGGTGTCCCAGGGTGCTGATTCGTAG